One window of Chamaesiphon minutus PCC 6605 genomic DNA carries:
- a CDS encoding pentapeptide repeat-containing protein, with translation MIWFNVLGAIAIGCGILFKNTGLTVAGCAISFGLSVPIIYRGIRPKIPRTLSSRQQLQIVTTITMLVVIINLLKFGGFFTYIGNLSAGTDWSAVGALGLWGGAIGQTIVATIAALVSWRQYIVSRDLTLEQNRLNHQQNVITQQQTIDNYFQGICDLVLDDNGFLEDWPQERAFAVGRTAALLGSVNAEGKARVLRFLSRSKLLTPLERDLRLGRVVLNGDGRYDEDRIAGVRVINLGVILAGTDLSKTDLPWTDLSDANLIRTNLSGCVLFKANLARAILYQAKLTNADIFGARFFYGDLESATPRARDRTPDYITGEFSGAVVEDVDFTNVRRMSEEQRYYCCAWCGEASRRTIPGGCKGIPNRLLSIDYSSSAQAFDDDYM, from the coding sequence ATGATTTGGTTTAATGTACTGGGAGCGATCGCGATCGGGTGCGGCATCTTATTTAAGAATACTGGTTTGACAGTAGCAGGTTGCGCGATCTCGTTTGGATTGTCAGTACCGATTATTTATCGTGGAATTCGTCCTAAAATTCCAAGAACTCTATCGTCAAGGCAGCAATTGCAAATAGTAACGACAATTACCATGTTAGTTGTCATCATCAATCTACTCAAATTTGGTGGTTTTTTTACATATATTGGCAATCTTTCGGCGGGGACAGATTGGAGTGCAGTGGGTGCTTTAGGATTGTGGGGTGGGGCGATCGGACAGACGATCGTTGCAACTATTGCCGCATTGGTATCGTGGCGACAATATATAGTGTCTCGCGATTTGACGCTCGAACAAAATCGACTCAATCACCAACAAAATGTTATTACGCAACAACAAACGATCGATAATTACTTTCAAGGAATTTGCGATTTGGTGCTCGATGATAATGGCTTTTTGGAAGATTGGCCGCAAGAAAGAGCTTTTGCAGTGGGTCGAACTGCGGCATTATTAGGTAGTGTCAATGCGGAAGGTAAAGCACGAGTACTACGCTTTCTTTCCCGCTCTAAATTGCTAACGCCACTCGAACGCGATCTCAGGTTAGGTCGGGTGGTGCTTAATGGCGATGGACGCTATGATGAAGATCGGATTGCTGGCGTCCGCGTCATTAATTTGGGGGTAATTTTAGCAGGTACCGATCTATCAAAAACCGATTTACCCTGGACGGATCTCAGCGATGCAAATTTAATTCGGACTAATTTAAGTGGGTGCGTTTTATTTAAAGCTAATTTAGCCAGAGCGATTTTGTATCAAGCTAAATTAACTAATGCTGATATTTTTGGGGCGCGCTTTTTTTATGGCGATCTCGAATCTGCTACTCCCCGCGCGCGCGATCGAACCCCCGATTATATTACAGGCGAATTTAGCGGTGCAGTTGTCGAAGATGTCGATTTTACCAATGTGCGCCGGATGTCTGAAGAACAACGTTATTACTGTTGTGCTTGGTGCGGCGAAGCCTCTCGTAGAACTATCCCTGGCGGCTGCAAA